In Gadus macrocephalus chromosome 11, ASM3116895v1, a single genomic region encodes these proteins:
- the LOC132467847 gene encoding phosphatidylinositol transfer protein beta isoform-like, translating to MVLIKEYRVVLPCSVEEYQVGQLFSVAEASKNETGGGEGIQVLKNEPYEKDEEKGQFTHKVYHLASKVPKYLQMLAPEGSLVFHETAWNAYPYCRTIVTNEYMKDDFYIKIETWHKPDTGLLENVHKLDEATWKTVDVVPIDIADNSQVDSSDYKADEDPAMFQSVKTARGPLGPNWQNEPDNKNDCPKMCAYKLVTVKFKWWGMQTKMENFIHKQEKRIFTNFHRQLFCWIDKWVELTMEDIRRMEAETQKELEELRKQGDVRGTCAAAE from the exons ATGGTTCTCATCAAGGAATA CCGTGTGGTTTTACCTTGTAGTGTTGAAGAG TATCAGGTGGGCCAGCTGTTCTCGGTTGCCGAGGCCAGTAAAAATGAGACGGGAGGCGGCGAAGGCATTCAAGTGTTGAAGAACGAGCCCTACGAGAAGGACGAGGAGAAGGGACAGTTCACCCACAAGGTCTACCATCTAGCAAG CAAAGTCCCCAAATACCTGCAGATGCTTGCCCCTGAGGGCTCCCTGGTCTTTCACGAGACCGCCTGGAATGCCTATCCCTACTGCCGAACTA TTGTGACG AACGAGTACATGAAAGACGACTTCTACATCAAGATCGAGACGTGGCACAAACCAGACACTGGATTGCTAGAAAAC GTGCACAAACTGGATGAAGCCACGTGGAAGACCGTGGACGTGGTGCCCATTGACATCGCAGACAACAGTCAAGTGGATTCCAGT GACTACAAGGCGGATGAGGATCCCGCCATGTTCCAGTCAGTCAAGACTGCCAGAGGACCCCTCGGACCCAACtggcag AATGAGCCGGACAATAAGAATGACTGCCCAAAGATGTGTGCCTACAAACTGGTCACAGTCAAGTTCAAGTGGTGGGGCATGCAGACCAAGATGGAGAATTTCATTCACAAG CAAGAGAAGAGGATCTTTACAAACTTCCACCGCCAGCTCTTCTGCTGGATCGACAAGTGGGTGGAGCTGACCATGGAGGACATCCGGCGGATGGAGGCGGAGACgcagaaggagctggaggag CTCCGCAAACAGGGGGATGTTCGAGGAACCTGCGCGGCCGCCGAGTGA